One stretch of Euphorbia lathyris chromosome 7, ddEupLath1.1, whole genome shotgun sequence DNA includes these proteins:
- the LOC136235741 gene encoding uncharacterized protein isoform X5 translates to MASRDQALSLLTAANDHADLVVKLSSLKQAKDILLSVEPSFAAELFPYLAELQFSPEPLVRKMLVEMIEEIGLKAIENGSVLVPVLLAFLKDTDPVIARKAIVCGTHLFCGVLEEMALQFLQHNKVERWLEELWIWMLKFKDAVFAIAVEPGSVGTKLLSLKFLETYVLIFTSDTNDSDKLAAEGSRRMFNASWLAGGHPVLDPVPLMSDAGRTIRILLEFLQSPGSLPGSLIIAVVNWCSGSLVCQAMQFMTL, encoded by the exons ATGGCGTCGAGGGACCAAGCACTCTCTCTCCTCACAGCGGCCAATGACCATGCCGATTTAGTCGTCAAGCTCTCTTCCTTAAAGCAGGCAAAGGACATTCTTTTGTCAGTCGAGCCGTCTTTTGCTGCCGAGCTTTTCCCTTATTTGGCCGAACTCCAATTCTCGCCGGAGCCTCTTGTTCGCAAAATGCTTGTAGA GATGATTGAAGAAATTGGTTTAAAAGCAATAGAGAACGGTTCTGTACTTGTACCTGTCTTGTTGGCATTTTTGAAAGATACTGATCCGGTCATTGCAAGAAAGGCAATTGTTTGTGGCACACATTTATTTTGTGGTGTTCTAGAGGAAATGGCATTGCAG TTTCTTCAGCACAATAAAGTGGAAAGGTGGCTTGAGGAACTATGGATATGGATGCTTAAATTCAAAGATGCTGTTTTTGCAATTGCTGTGGAG CCGGGTTCTGTTGGGACAAAGTTGCTGTCATTGAAATTTTTGGAAACGTATGTATTAATTTTTACATCTGACACCAATGATTCCGACAAACTTGCTGCAGAAG GAAGTAGACGGATGTTTAATGCTTCATGGCTGGCTGGTGGCCATCCTGTTTTGGATCCAGTACCTCTCATGTCAGATGCAGGCCGGACAATTCGGATTCTTTTAGAATTTTTGCAGTCACCTGGAAGTCTTCCTGGTTCATTGATAATTGCTGTTGTCAATTG GTGTTCAGGGAGTCTGGTTTGTCAAGCAATGCAGTTTATGACTTTGTAG
- the LOC136235741 gene encoding uncharacterized protein isoform X4 has translation MASRDQALSLLTAANDHADLVVKLSSLKQAKDILLSVEPSFAAELFPYLAELQFSPEPLVRKMLVEMIEEIGLKAIENGSVLVPVLLAFLKDTDPVIARKAIVCGTHLFCGVLEEMALQFLQHNKVERWLEELWIWMLKFKDAVFAIAVEPGSVGTKLLSLKFLETYVLIFTSDTNDSDKLAAEGSRRMFNASWLAGGHPVLDPVPLMSDAGRTIRILLEFLQSPGSLPGSLIIAVVNCLAAIARKRPLHYDNVLSALLEFDPNFETMKGCHPVSIQYSLRTAFLGFLRCMHPTIFESRDRLLRALRAMNAGDAADQVIRQVDKMIKNNERASREARFSRDDQASCQLSVPGDQLRKRSAPLENEELANGHEVSSKRIRYGPNISSSMPNQINDLEDDSKSVNGITPSAPLLDRDLTPAEQMVAMIGALLAEGERGAESLGILVSNIHPDLLADIVITNMKHLPKNPPPLTRFGNSPASRQVGSLSNSAQAVVPSTSTNSNSPVSNAHVPCAAAVANSMPSDINTVNNFPADSKRDPRRDPRRLDPRRTASSVGGLSTSTADDISATESESYGSLSSAKPLPVPSVTCVENLPEIMMTNSESHDKALETPLVPDPDQENLKEEVPIRSQDMVSISEVKGPSDQICFPLHIVNENSIASKLSDLEVTYDVDTPSSMELDQHSPTVSNTSIPEETCQDLPQLPPYIDLTEEQKQTVKYLAVERIIESYKNLAGTDSNLTRMALLARLVAQIDADDDIVVMLQKHIIVDYRLQKGLMRLVSF, from the exons ATGGCGTCGAGGGACCAAGCACTCTCTCTCCTCACAGCGGCCAATGACCATGCCGATTTAGTCGTCAAGCTCTCTTCCTTAAAGCAGGCAAAGGACATTCTTTTGTCAGTCGAGCCGTCTTTTGCTGCCGAGCTTTTCCCTTATTTGGCCGAACTCCAATTCTCGCCGGAGCCTCTTGTTCGCAAAATGCTTGTAGA GATGATTGAAGAAATTGGTTTAAAAGCAATAGAGAACGGTTCTGTACTTGTACCTGTCTTGTTGGCATTTTTGAAAGATACTGATCCGGTCATTGCAAGAAAGGCAATTGTTTGTGGCACACATTTATTTTGTGGTGTTCTAGAGGAAATGGCATTGCAG TTTCTTCAGCACAATAAAGTGGAAAGGTGGCTTGAGGAACTATGGATATGGATGCTTAAATTCAAAGATGCTGTTTTTGCAATTGCTGTGGAG CCGGGTTCTGTTGGGACAAAGTTGCTGTCATTGAAATTTTTGGAAACGTATGTATTAATTTTTACATCTGACACCAATGATTCCGACAAACTTGCTGCAGAAG GAAGTAGACGGATGTTTAATGCTTCATGGCTGGCTGGTGGCCATCCTGTTTTGGATCCAGTACCTCTCATGTCAGATGCAGGCCGGACAATTCGGATTCTTTTAGAATTTTTGCAGTCACCTGGAAGTCTTCCTGGTTCATTGATAATTGCTGTTGTCAATTG TCTAGCAGCTATAGCAAGGAAGAGGCCTCTCCACTATGATAATGTTCTTTCTGCATTGCTTGAGTTTGATCCAAATTTTGAGACAATGAAAGGATGTCATCCTGTCAGTATCCAGTATTCTTTGAGAACTGCCTTCTTGGGATTCCTGCGGTGTATGCATCCTACCATCTTTGAG TCCAGAGATAGATTGCTTAGAGCTTTGCGTGCTATGAATGCTGGGGATGCTGCTGATCAAGTTATCCGTCAAGTTGATAAAATGATTAAGAATAATGAGCGTGCTTCACGCGAAGCCAGGTTCAGCAGG GATGATCAAGCATCCTGTCAACTTTCAGTTCCTGGGGACCAATTAAGGAAAAGATCTGCGCCTCTGGAAAATGAAGAGCTAGCTAATGGTCATGAGGTGTCATCCAAAAGAATTCGTTATGGTCCTAATATCTCGTCAAGTATGCCAAATCAGATAAATGACCTCGAGGATGATTCTAAATCAGTAAATGGTATAACGCCCAGTGCTCCTCTATTGGATAGAGATTTGACTCCCGCAGAACAAATGGTAGCTATGATTGGTGCATTGCTTGCCGAAGGGGAGAGGGGTGCTGAATCACTTGGAATTCTGGTTTCAAATATTCATCCTGATCTACTGGCTGATATTGTCATCACCAATATGAAGCATTTGCCTAAGAACCCACCACCTTTGACTAGGTTTGGGAATTCACCAGCATCTCGCCAGGTGGGTTCTCTCAGCAATTCAGCTCAGGCTGTAGTACCATCTACATCAACAAACTCTAATTCTCCAGTTTCCAATGCACATGTACCTTGTGCTGCAGCAGTTGCAAACAGTATGCCTTCTGATATAAACACTGTCAATAATTTCCCTGCTGATTCTAAACGTGATCCTAGAAGG GATCCACGCCGCTTGGATCCACGACGTACAGCTTCATCTGTTGGTGGGCTGTCCACATCTACTGCTGATGATATTAGTGCCACAGAGTCTGAATCTTATGGTTCTCTTTCATCGGCTAAGCCTCTTCCAGTTCCATCTGTGACATGCGTTGAGAATCTTCCTGAAATTATGATGACAAATAGCGAAAGTCATGACAAGGCTCTAGAAACTCCATTGGTGCCTGACCCTGATCAAGAAAATTTGAAAGAGGAGGTTCCCATTAGATCCCAGGATATGGTTTCCATATCAGAAGTCAAGGGTCCTTCAGACCAGATCTGTTTTCCCCTTCACATAGTTAATGAGAACTCTATTGCATCAAAGCTGTCAGATCTTGAAGTGACATATGATGTTGACACACCATCTTCAATGGAACTCGATCAGCATTCTCCAACAGTTTCAAACACATCTATACCTGAAGAGACTTGTCAGGATTTACCTCAGCTTCCACCATATATTGATCTCACTGAGGAGCAAAAGCAAACTGTGAAGTACTTGGCAGTTGAACGAATTATTGAATCGTACAAGAATCTAGCAGGGACTGACTCTAACTTGACACGTATGGCACTACTTGCTCGATTGGTTGCTCAG ATTGATGCAGATGATGATATAGTTGTGATGCTACAAAAACATATTATTGTGGATTACCGGCTACAAAAG